In one Lolium rigidum isolate FL_2022 chromosome 3, APGP_CSIRO_Lrig_0.1, whole genome shotgun sequence genomic region, the following are encoded:
- the LOC124700549 gene encoding uncharacterized protein LOC124700549: protein MRKAAAASRYASYESQSPSPSPRRAGPAPAAAASGTPVQQSRALVPVRSGRADLRCQAPPQPHGNLGSVLRRLISMDKKPSSKNLLPVPPAPAKNGGGGGKLPALSRKLFQKAPPEGKRKALTEVKNSGNANTRTLATVLRSERELLSQSKEQEDEIAALRRQLHQKDTEVERLKDLCLRQREEIRALKDAVLFPDAQPDRHVRDEISTLTGQIQCLAEELAQVKAEKNTSRSCFDDGYCSSPSTPVLNEETAFSLECSIGEAETPNCGSPDEMFVKDLNPCLTPFSKSRSEVSGPASAQFPSIFSPQYEESLSSQRSNSSKARPAHHLSCGSSRRPMSKSSDHHKPTSGTGSSSKRRVHRSDQDKIYQNLF from the exons ATGAGGAAGGCGGCCGCGGCCTCGCGCTACGCCTCCTACGAGTCCCAATCCCCCTCCCCGTCCCCGCGCCGCGCCGgacccgcacccgccgccgccgcatcgggGACGCCGGTCCAGCAGAGCCGCGCGCTGGTGCCGGTCAgatccggccgcgccgacctgcgcTGCCaggcgccgccgcagccgcacgGCAACCTCGGCTCCGTGCTCCGGAGGCTCATCTCCATGGACAAGAAACCCAGCTCCAAGAACCTCCTCCCCGTCCCTCCCGCCCCCGCGAAGAACGGCGGCGGAGGGGGCAAGCTGCCGGCGCTGTCGCGGAAGCTATTCCAGAAGGCCCCGCCGGAGGGCAAGCGGAAGGCCCTCACGGAGGTCAAGAACAGCGGCAACGCCAACACGCGCACGCTCGCCACGGTGCTGCGCAGCGAGCGGGAGCTCCTCTCGCAGAGCAAGGAGCAGGAGGACGAGATCGCCGCGCTCCGCCGCCAGCTCCACCAGAAGGACACCGAG GTCGAGCGGCTCAAGGACCTGTGCCTGCGCCAGCGGGAGGAGATCAGGGCGCTCAAGGACGCCGTCCTGTTCCCGGACGCGCAGCCCGACCGCCACGTCCGGGACGAGATATCGACCCTCACCGGGCAGATCCAGTGCCTTGCCGAGGAGCTCGCCCAG GTCAAGGCCGAGAAGAACACATCAAGGTCATGTTTTGATGATGGATATTGTTCCTCCCCAAGCACGCCTGTGCTTAACGAGGAGACTGCCTTCTCTCTG GAGTGCAGCATCGGCGAAGCAGAGACGCCGAACTGTGGTAGCCCTGACGAAATGTTCGTCAAAGATCTTAATCCCTGCCTGACCCCTTTCTCCAAGAGCAGATCCGAGGTATCAGGGCCAGCTTCAGCACAATTTCCATCCATCTTTTCCCCTCAA TACGAGGAATCCTTGAGCTCCCAGCGCAGCAACAGCAGCAAGGCCAGGCCGGCCCACCACCTCTCCTGCGGCTCGAGCCGAAGACCGATGTCGAAGAGCTCCGATCACCACAAGCCTACCTCAGGCACTGGGAGTAGCAGCAAGCGGCGAGTGCACAGATCCGACCAAGACAAGATCTACCAGAACCTATTTTAG
- the LOC124704288 gene encoding transcriptional adapter ADA2 isoform X1, with protein sequence MGRSRGVPNSGDDDTNHRSKRRRVASSGDASDSLSAACGGAGDGKKALYHCNYCNKDLSGKIRIKCSKCPDFDLCVECFSVGAEVTPHRSNHPYRVMDNLSFPLICPDWNADEEILLLEGIEMYGLGNWAEVAEHVGTKGKTQCIDHYTTAYMNSPCYPLPDMSHVNGKNRKELLAMAKVQGESKKGIPVLPGDWTPKDESPFSPPRVKVEDALLEGPASRSPSHIPGIESASGANKKASTVGHFKDGANLAKVEDGHMDRSIGVKKPRCSAEEGPSLTELSGYNAKRHEFDPEYDNDAEQALAEMEFKETDSETDRELKLRVLRIYLSRLDERKRRKEFILERNLLYPNPLEKDLTNEDKEVYHRYKVFMRFLTKEEHEALVRSVIEERKIRRRIQELQECRSAGCRTLAEAKIHIEQKRRKEYGMNAQKAKESGQLIPTTKAVHKTNRPMKIETDGNLDLKKGSTILDSGGRDSPKTTGHTTAKQWDDWDIVGLPGEELLSASEKLLCCQNRLLPSHYLKMQEVLMQEMFKGSVVKKEDAHVLFKVDPAKVDTVYDMVTKKLGNNEEAPTV encoded by the exons ATGGGCCGGTCTCGCGGGGTGCCCAACTCCGGCGACGACGACACCAACCACAG GTCGAAGCGGAGGAGGGTTGCGTCGAGCGGGGATGCGTCGGACTCCCTCTCGGCGGCGTGCGGGGGAGCTGGCGACGGGAAGAAGGCGCTGTACCACTGCAACTACTGCAACAAGGACCTGTCGGGGAAGATCCGGATCAAGTGCTCCAAGTGCCCGGACTTCGACCTCTGTGTCGAGTGCTTCTCTGTTGGAGCTGAGGTCACTCCGCATCGGAGCAATCACCCCTACAGGGTCATG GACAACCTATCTTTTCCACTAATTTGTCCAGATTGGAATGCAGACGAGGAAATCCTTCTTCTAGAG GGCATTGAAATGTATGGTCTGGGAAACTGGGCTGAAGTTGCAGAGCATGTTGGTACCAAGGGCAAGACACAATGCATTGATCATTATACAACTGCATACATGAACTCACCTTGTTATCCCCTTCCG GACATGTCTCATGTTAATGGCAAGAATAGAAAGGAACTTCTCGCCATGGCTAAAGTACAGGGTGAGAGTAAAAAAG GAATTCCAGTGTTACCAGGGGATTGGACTCCTAAGGATGAGTCTCCATTTTCTCCACCCCGTGTCAA GGTGGAAGATGCACTTCTAGAAGGTCCAGCCAGTCGATCACCTTCGCACATACCTGGTA TTGAATCTGCTTCAGGTGCAAATAAGAAAGCTTCAACTGTTGGGCATTTCAAAGATGGTGCTAATCTAGCTAAAGTTGAAG ATGGTCATATGGATAGAAGTATCGGCGTAAAAAAGCCCAGATGTTCTGCAGAAGAAGGGCCTTCGTTGACTGAATTGAGTGGATACAATGCAAAGAGGCATGAATTTGACCCAGAGTATGATAATGATGCTGAACAAGCACTTGCAGAGATGGAATTTAAAGAAACTGATTCAGAAACCGATCGTGAACTGAAGCTACGTGTGTTGCGAATTTACTTGTCAAG GCTTGAtgaaaggaaaaggagaaaagagTTCATATTGGAAAGAAACTTACTGTACCCTAATCCTTTGGAGAAGGATCTTACAAATGAGGACAAGGAGGTTTACCATCGATACAAGGTCTTCATGCGTTTCCTTACTAAGGAGGAACATGAAGCCCTTGTTAGGAGTGTTATTGAAGAACGGAAAATCCGGAGGAGGATTCAAGAGCTTCAG gaATGTCGTTCCGCTGGATGCCGTACACTGGCTGAAGCCAAGATACACATCGAGCAGAAGAGGAGAAAGGAGTATGGTATGAATGCTCAAAAAGCGAAGGAAAGTGGCCAGCTTATTCCAACTACTAAAGCAGTACACAAAACAAACCGGCCTATGAAAATTGAGACAGATGGGAATTTGGATCTAAAGAAAGGCAGTACAATTTTGGATTCTGGTGGTAGGGATTCTCCAAAGACCACAGGACATACAACCGCTAAACAATGGGATGATTGGGATATTGTTGGTCTTCCTGGGGAAGAGCTATTAAGTGCCAGT GAAAAACTTCTGTGCTGTCAGAACAGATTGCTACCTAGTCATTATCTGAAAATGCAGGAAGTGTTGATGCAGGAGATGTTCAAGGGTAGTGTTGTCAAGAAGGAAGATGCTCATGTATTATTCAAAGTTGACCCTGCCAAGGTCGATACAGTTTATGATATGGTGACGAAAAAGCTGGGTAACAACGAGGAGGCTCCAACCGTTTAG
- the LOC124704288 gene encoding transcriptional adapter ADA2 isoform X2 — MGRSRGVPNSGDDDTNHRSKRRRVASSGDASDSLSAACGGAGDGKKALYHCNYCNKDLSGKIRIKCSKCPDFDLCVECFSVGAEVTPHRSNHPYRVMDNLSFPLICPDWNADEEILLLEGIEMYGLGNWAEVAEHVGTKGKTQCIDHYTTAYMNSPCYPLPDMSHVNGKNRKELLAMAKVQGESKKGIPVLPGDWTPKDESPFSPPRVKVEDALLEGPASRSPSHIPGSANKKASTVGHFKDGANLAKVEDGHMDRSIGVKKPRCSAEEGPSLTELSGYNAKRHEFDPEYDNDAEQALAEMEFKETDSETDRELKLRVLRIYLSRLDERKRRKEFILERNLLYPNPLEKDLTNEDKEVYHRYKVFMRFLTKEEHEALVRSVIEERKIRRRIQELQECRSAGCRTLAEAKIHIEQKRRKEYGMNAQKAKESGQLIPTTKAVHKTNRPMKIETDGNLDLKKGSTILDSGGRDSPKTTGHTTAKQWDDWDIVGLPGEELLSASEKLLCCQNRLLPSHYLKMQEVLMQEMFKGSVVKKEDAHVLFKVDPAKVDTVYDMVTKKLGNNEEAPTV, encoded by the exons ATGGGCCGGTCTCGCGGGGTGCCCAACTCCGGCGACGACGACACCAACCACAG GTCGAAGCGGAGGAGGGTTGCGTCGAGCGGGGATGCGTCGGACTCCCTCTCGGCGGCGTGCGGGGGAGCTGGCGACGGGAAGAAGGCGCTGTACCACTGCAACTACTGCAACAAGGACCTGTCGGGGAAGATCCGGATCAAGTGCTCCAAGTGCCCGGACTTCGACCTCTGTGTCGAGTGCTTCTCTGTTGGAGCTGAGGTCACTCCGCATCGGAGCAATCACCCCTACAGGGTCATG GACAACCTATCTTTTCCACTAATTTGTCCAGATTGGAATGCAGACGAGGAAATCCTTCTTCTAGAG GGCATTGAAATGTATGGTCTGGGAAACTGGGCTGAAGTTGCAGAGCATGTTGGTACCAAGGGCAAGACACAATGCATTGATCATTATACAACTGCATACATGAACTCACCTTGTTATCCCCTTCCG GACATGTCTCATGTTAATGGCAAGAATAGAAAGGAACTTCTCGCCATGGCTAAAGTACAGGGTGAGAGTAAAAAAG GAATTCCAGTGTTACCAGGGGATTGGACTCCTAAGGATGAGTCTCCATTTTCTCCACCCCGTGTCAA GGTGGAAGATGCACTTCTAGAAGGTCCAGCCAGTCGATCACCTTCGCACATACCTGGTA GTGCAAATAAGAAAGCTTCAACTGTTGGGCATTTCAAAGATGGTGCTAATCTAGCTAAAGTTGAAG ATGGTCATATGGATAGAAGTATCGGCGTAAAAAAGCCCAGATGTTCTGCAGAAGAAGGGCCTTCGTTGACTGAATTGAGTGGATACAATGCAAAGAGGCATGAATTTGACCCAGAGTATGATAATGATGCTGAACAAGCACTTGCAGAGATGGAATTTAAAGAAACTGATTCAGAAACCGATCGTGAACTGAAGCTACGTGTGTTGCGAATTTACTTGTCAAG GCTTGAtgaaaggaaaaggagaaaagagTTCATATTGGAAAGAAACTTACTGTACCCTAATCCTTTGGAGAAGGATCTTACAAATGAGGACAAGGAGGTTTACCATCGATACAAGGTCTTCATGCGTTTCCTTACTAAGGAGGAACATGAAGCCCTTGTTAGGAGTGTTATTGAAGAACGGAAAATCCGGAGGAGGATTCAAGAGCTTCAG gaATGTCGTTCCGCTGGATGCCGTACACTGGCTGAAGCCAAGATACACATCGAGCAGAAGAGGAGAAAGGAGTATGGTATGAATGCTCAAAAAGCGAAGGAAAGTGGCCAGCTTATTCCAACTACTAAAGCAGTACACAAAACAAACCGGCCTATGAAAATTGAGACAGATGGGAATTTGGATCTAAAGAAAGGCAGTACAATTTTGGATTCTGGTGGTAGGGATTCTCCAAAGACCACAGGACATACAACCGCTAAACAATGGGATGATTGGGATATTGTTGGTCTTCCTGGGGAAGAGCTATTAAGTGCCAGT GAAAAACTTCTGTGCTGTCAGAACAGATTGCTACCTAGTCATTATCTGAAAATGCAGGAAGTGTTGATGCAGGAGATGTTCAAGGGTAGTGTTGTCAAGAAGGAAGATGCTCATGTATTATTCAAAGTTGACCCTGCCAAGGTCGATACAGTTTATGATATGGTGACGAAAAAGCTGGGTAACAACGAGGAGGCTCCAACCGTTTAG
- the LOC124704288 gene encoding transcriptional adapter ADA2 isoform X3 produces the protein MGRSRGVPNSGDDDTNHRSKRRRVASSGDASDSLSAACGGAGDGKKALYHCNYCNKDLSGKIRIKCSKCPDFDLCVECFSVGAEVTPHRSNHPYRVMDNLSFPLICPDWNADEEILLLEGIEMYGLGNWAEVAEHVGTKGKTQCIDHYTTAYMNSPCYPLPDMSHVNGKNRKELLAMAKVQGESKKGIPVLPGDWTPKDESPFSPPRVKVEDALLEGPASRSPSHIPGANKKASTVGHFKDGANLAKVEDGHMDRSIGVKKPRCSAEEGPSLTELSGYNAKRHEFDPEYDNDAEQALAEMEFKETDSETDRELKLRVLRIYLSRLDERKRRKEFILERNLLYPNPLEKDLTNEDKEVYHRYKVFMRFLTKEEHEALVRSVIEERKIRRRIQELQECRSAGCRTLAEAKIHIEQKRRKEYGMNAQKAKESGQLIPTTKAVHKTNRPMKIETDGNLDLKKGSTILDSGGRDSPKTTGHTTAKQWDDWDIVGLPGEELLSASEKLLCCQNRLLPSHYLKMQEVLMQEMFKGSVVKKEDAHVLFKVDPAKVDTVYDMVTKKLGNNEEAPTV, from the exons ATGGGCCGGTCTCGCGGGGTGCCCAACTCCGGCGACGACGACACCAACCACAG GTCGAAGCGGAGGAGGGTTGCGTCGAGCGGGGATGCGTCGGACTCCCTCTCGGCGGCGTGCGGGGGAGCTGGCGACGGGAAGAAGGCGCTGTACCACTGCAACTACTGCAACAAGGACCTGTCGGGGAAGATCCGGATCAAGTGCTCCAAGTGCCCGGACTTCGACCTCTGTGTCGAGTGCTTCTCTGTTGGAGCTGAGGTCACTCCGCATCGGAGCAATCACCCCTACAGGGTCATG GACAACCTATCTTTTCCACTAATTTGTCCAGATTGGAATGCAGACGAGGAAATCCTTCTTCTAGAG GGCATTGAAATGTATGGTCTGGGAAACTGGGCTGAAGTTGCAGAGCATGTTGGTACCAAGGGCAAGACACAATGCATTGATCATTATACAACTGCATACATGAACTCACCTTGTTATCCCCTTCCG GACATGTCTCATGTTAATGGCAAGAATAGAAAGGAACTTCTCGCCATGGCTAAAGTACAGGGTGAGAGTAAAAAAG GAATTCCAGTGTTACCAGGGGATTGGACTCCTAAGGATGAGTCTCCATTTTCTCCACCCCGTGTCAA GGTGGAAGATGCACTTCTAGAAGGTCCAGCCAGTCGATCACCTTCGCACATACCTG GTGCAAATAAGAAAGCTTCAACTGTTGGGCATTTCAAAGATGGTGCTAATCTAGCTAAAGTTGAAG ATGGTCATATGGATAGAAGTATCGGCGTAAAAAAGCCCAGATGTTCTGCAGAAGAAGGGCCTTCGTTGACTGAATTGAGTGGATACAATGCAAAGAGGCATGAATTTGACCCAGAGTATGATAATGATGCTGAACAAGCACTTGCAGAGATGGAATTTAAAGAAACTGATTCAGAAACCGATCGTGAACTGAAGCTACGTGTGTTGCGAATTTACTTGTCAAG GCTTGAtgaaaggaaaaggagaaaagagTTCATATTGGAAAGAAACTTACTGTACCCTAATCCTTTGGAGAAGGATCTTACAAATGAGGACAAGGAGGTTTACCATCGATACAAGGTCTTCATGCGTTTCCTTACTAAGGAGGAACATGAAGCCCTTGTTAGGAGTGTTATTGAAGAACGGAAAATCCGGAGGAGGATTCAAGAGCTTCAG gaATGTCGTTCCGCTGGATGCCGTACACTGGCTGAAGCCAAGATACACATCGAGCAGAAGAGGAGAAAGGAGTATGGTATGAATGCTCAAAAAGCGAAGGAAAGTGGCCAGCTTATTCCAACTACTAAAGCAGTACACAAAACAAACCGGCCTATGAAAATTGAGACAGATGGGAATTTGGATCTAAAGAAAGGCAGTACAATTTTGGATTCTGGTGGTAGGGATTCTCCAAAGACCACAGGACATACAACCGCTAAACAATGGGATGATTGGGATATTGTTGGTCTTCCTGGGGAAGAGCTATTAAGTGCCAGT GAAAAACTTCTGTGCTGTCAGAACAGATTGCTACCTAGTCATTATCTGAAAATGCAGGAAGTGTTGATGCAGGAGATGTTCAAGGGTAGTGTTGTCAAGAAGGAAGATGCTCATGTATTATTCAAAGTTGACCCTGCCAAGGTCGATACAGTTTATGATATGGTGACGAAAAAGCTGGGTAACAACGAGGAGGCTCCAACCGTTTAG
- the LOC124704289 gene encoding protein STRICTOSIDINE SYNTHASE-LIKE 3-like, with protein sequence MVSTGVVVAAAVVAALAAFCGTDPLRLGSMVDFPGFEAHVVELPDAAEMPPHADAAERLRGAEIRFRGEVQGPESVAFDPRGRGPYTGVADGRVVLWDGARWVHFAHASPSWTADRCGGPKASPMEYLRDEHVCGRALGIRFDKRNGDLYIADAYYGLCKVGPDGGLATPLAVEAEGVRFNFTNDLDLDADGNVYFTDSSVLYQRRNFMQLVFAGDPSGRLLKYDPKTKETTVLHRNLQFPNGVSLSKDGSFFVFCEGSRGRLSRYWLKGEKAGTVDLFAILPGFPDNVRTNEKGEFWVAIHCRRSVYARLVSRHIRLRKFLLSLPIPAKFHYLMQIGGNLHALIIKYSPEGEVLDILEDTKGQVVRAVSEVEEKDGKLWIGSVLMPFIAVFDYANES encoded by the exons ATGGTGTCGACGGGCGTGGTtgtcgcggcggcggtggtggcggcgctggcggcgttcTGCGGGACGGACCCGCTGCGGCTGGGCAGCATGGTGGACTTCCCGGGCTTCGAGGCGCACGTCGTGGAGCTCCCCGACGCGGCCGAGATGCCCCCGCACGCGGACGCCGCCGAGCGGCTCCGCGGCGCGGAGATCCGGTTCCGCGGCGAGGTGCAGGGCCCCGAGAGCGTCGCCTTCGACCCGCGCGGCCGCGGGCCCTACACGGGCGTCGCCGACGGCCGCGTCGTGCTCTGGGACGGCGCCCGCTGGGTCCACTTCGCGCACGCCTCCCCGAGCTGGACCGCCGACCGCTGCGGCGGGCCCAAGGCGTCGCCCATGGAGTACCTCAGGGACGAGCACGTCTGCGGCCGCGCGCTCGGCATCCGGTTCGACAAGCGGAACGGCGACCTCTACATCGCCGACGCCTACTACGGGCTGTGCAAGGTCGGGCCCGACGGCGGGCTCGCCACGCCGCTCGCCGTCGAGGCCGAGGGCGTGCGCTTCAACTTCACCAACGACCTCGACCTTGACGCCGATGGCAACGTCTACTTCACCGACAGCAGCGTCCTCTACCAGAGAAG GAATTTCATGCAGTTGGTTTTTGCCGGAGACCCCTCGGGCAGGCTCTTGAAATacgacccgaaaacaaaggaaaCAACAGTTCTTCACCGAAACCTCCAATTTCCCAATGGGGTGAGCTTAAGCAAGGATGGCTCGTTCTTCGTCTTCTGTGAAGGATCTCGCGGAAG GTTGAGCAGATACTGGCTGAAGGGTGAGAAGGCAGGAACCGTCGATCTCTTCGCCATCCTGCCTGGATTCCCAGACAATGTGAGGACCAACGAGAAAGGCGAGTTCTGGGTAGCAATCCATTGCCGGCGCAGTGTCTATGCCCGGCTCGTGAGTCGCCACATCCGGCTGAGGAAGTTCCTGCTCAGCCTCCCGATCCCCGCAAAGTTCCACTACCTGATGCAGATCGGCGGCAACCTGCACGCGCTGATCATCAAGTACAGTCCTGAGGGGGAGGTGCTCGACATCTTGGAGGATACGAAGGGGCAGGTGGTGAGGGCTGTAAGTGAAGTGGAGGAGAAGGATGGCAAACTCTGGATTGGATCCGTTCTCATGCCCTTCATTGCGGTCTTCGACTATGCCAATGAGTCCTAG